One Caulobacter segnis genomic window carries:
- a CDS encoding indolepyruvate ferredoxin oxidoreductase family protein, whose protein sequence is MRHSEVTLDDKYVLEDGRAFITGVQALLRVLLDRKRLDRQAGLNTGGYLSGYRGSPLGGLDQQAARIKKLLTAHDVVFQEGLNEDLAATAVWGSQQANLFPGALYDGVFGMWYGKAPGVDRTGDVFKHANFAGTFPTGGVLAVAGDDHGCKSSTLPSQSEFAFQDFEMPVLSPADVQEVLDYGILGISLSRFSGLWTGMIALADTMDSGVTIDVSLDRHRIVVPDFAFPPGGLGIRLKDQPMEKERRMRLHKLPAALAFARANNIDRVVLGASHVRVGKARLGIVCQGQAYKDVLEAFTAMGMTLQEAADLGVSIYKVGMPWPLEPLGLRAFAAGLETLMVIEHKRALIEPQARAALYDLPAQARPRVIGKTDEKGGPLLSELGSLSVAEIALAIYDRLPDGPHMERARAYLNRVSAAGVAAVSLAADQARKPFFCSGCPHNTSTKLPEGSRALAGIGCHYMAGFNDPMTDLNTHMGGEGLTWVGAAPFTAEKHVFQNLGDGTYNHSGSLAIRGAIAAKANITYKLLYNDAVAMTGGQRAESGFTPAQITRQLAAEGVTRTVIVVDELERYQGVTDLAPGVEIFPRSDLMRVQEMLRDTAGVTVLLYDQTCATEKRRRRKRGAMPKATQRVFINPLVCEGCGDCSVKSNCVSVEPLATEFGRKRKINQSSCNQDYSCVEGFCPSFITLEGAENAQSKKVPAALTAESTPLPEFEPLHGVRKILFTGVGGTGVTTVASILAMAAHIDGRAGSVVDMTGLAQKGGSVFSHVKIGETEETIVGGRVPAASADVLIACDLLVAASPEGLSLYAKDRTRAFGNSDFAPTADFVTSRDIRFDSGAMARRVKGATSTFDACPAQHLAESQFGDAIYANMIMVGFAWQRGVIPVSSRALYRAIKLNGVDAEANLQAFELGRRVAHDPASVEVKEDKTPIPETMPLDDLIAHRIRELTAYQNAAYAQRYADKVAKVRKTEVAVSGPDGALPLTRAAAVNLYKLMAYKDEYEVARLYTDGRFAAELAGTFKGGKAKVWLSPPLLAPKGPDGKPKKIAFGGWMLDLAFPLMARMKGLRGGALDIFGRTEERRMERGLIASYEVALDHLAAGLSTERLPLAVRIAEIPQQIRGYGHVKDASVVTAKAAEEKLWAQWGGN, encoded by the coding sequence TTCTCACCGCCCACGACGTGGTCTTCCAGGAAGGCCTGAACGAGGATCTCGCGGCGACCGCCGTGTGGGGCAGCCAGCAAGCCAACCTGTTCCCCGGCGCCCTCTACGACGGCGTGTTCGGCATGTGGTACGGCAAGGCGCCCGGCGTCGACCGCACCGGCGACGTCTTCAAGCATGCCAATTTCGCGGGCACGTTCCCGACCGGCGGCGTACTGGCGGTGGCCGGCGACGACCACGGCTGCAAGAGCTCGACCCTGCCGTCGCAGTCCGAATTCGCCTTCCAGGACTTCGAGATGCCGGTGCTCTCGCCGGCCGACGTGCAAGAGGTGCTGGACTACGGGATCCTGGGCATTTCCCTGTCGCGCTTCTCGGGGCTGTGGACGGGCATGATCGCCCTGGCCGACACCATGGACAGCGGCGTGACCATCGACGTCTCGCTGGACCGCCACCGGATCGTGGTTCCCGACTTCGCCTTCCCGCCCGGCGGTCTCGGCATCCGGCTGAAGGACCAGCCGATGGAGAAGGAACGGCGGATGCGGCTGCACAAGCTGCCCGCCGCCCTGGCCTTCGCCCGCGCCAACAACATCGACCGCGTGGTGCTGGGCGCCTCGCACGTGCGGGTGGGCAAGGCGCGCCTGGGCATCGTCTGCCAGGGCCAGGCCTACAAGGACGTGCTGGAGGCCTTCACGGCCATGGGCATGACCCTGCAGGAAGCCGCCGACCTGGGCGTCTCCATCTATAAGGTCGGCATGCCCTGGCCGCTGGAGCCGCTGGGCCTGCGCGCCTTCGCCGCCGGCCTCGAGACCCTGATGGTCATCGAGCACAAGCGCGCCCTGATCGAGCCCCAGGCCAGGGCCGCTCTCTATGATCTGCCCGCCCAGGCGCGTCCGCGCGTGATCGGCAAGACCGACGAGAAGGGCGGGCCGCTGCTCTCGGAGCTGGGTTCGCTGTCGGTGGCCGAAATCGCCCTGGCCATCTACGACCGCCTGCCGGACGGCCCGCACATGGAGCGGGCCCGCGCCTATCTGAACCGCGTCTCGGCCGCCGGCGTCGCCGCCGTCAGCCTGGCCGCCGACCAGGCTCGCAAGCCGTTCTTCTGCTCGGGCTGCCCGCACAACACCTCGACCAAGTTGCCGGAGGGCTCGCGCGCCCTGGCGGGCATCGGCTGCCACTACATGGCCGGGTTCAACGACCCGATGACCGACCTCAACACCCACATGGGCGGCGAGGGCCTGACCTGGGTGGGCGCGGCGCCGTTCACAGCCGAGAAGCACGTCTTCCAGAACCTGGGCGACGGCACCTACAACCACTCCGGCTCGCTGGCGATCCGGGGCGCGATCGCGGCCAAGGCCAACATCACCTACAAGCTGCTCTATAATGACGCCGTCGCCATGACCGGCGGCCAGCGCGCCGAGAGCGGCTTCACCCCCGCCCAGATCACCCGTCAGCTGGCGGCCGAGGGCGTGACCAGGACCGTCATCGTCGTCGACGAGCTGGAGCGCTACCAGGGCGTCACCGACCTGGCCCCGGGCGTCGAGATCTTCCCGCGTTCGGACCTGATGCGCGTGCAGGAGATGCTGCGCGACACAGCGGGCGTCACGGTGCTGCTGTACGACCAGACCTGCGCCACCGAGAAGCGCCGCCGCCGCAAGCGGGGCGCGATGCCCAAGGCCACCCAGCGGGTCTTCATCAACCCGCTGGTCTGTGAGGGCTGCGGCGACTGTTCGGTGAAGTCCAACTGCGTCTCGGTCGAGCCCCTGGCCACCGAGTTCGGCCGCAAGCGCAAGATCAACCAGTCCAGCTGCAATCAGGACTACAGCTGCGTCGAGGGCTTCTGTCCCTCGTTCATCACCCTGGAAGGCGCCGAGAACGCCCAGTCCAAGAAGGTCCCGGCGGCCCTGACCGCCGAGTCGACCCCGCTGCCCGAGTTCGAGCCGCTGCACGGCGTGCGCAAGATCCTGTTCACGGGCGTCGGCGGCACCGGCGTGACCACCGTGGCCTCGATCCTGGCCATGGCCGCCCACATCGACGGCCGCGCGGGCAGCGTGGTCGACATGACGGGCCTCGCCCAAAAGGGCGGCTCGGTGTTCAGCCACGTCAAGATCGGCGAGACGGAAGAGACGATCGTCGGCGGCCGCGTGCCGGCCGCGAGCGCCGACGTGCTGATCGCCTGCGACCTGCTGGTCGCGGCTTCGCCCGAGGGCCTGTCGCTCTACGCCAAGGACCGCACCCGCGCCTTCGGCAACAGCGACTTCGCCCCGACCGCCGACTTCGTCACCAGCCGCGACATCCGCTTCGACAGCGGGGCCATGGCCCGGCGGGTGAAGGGCGCGACCAGCACCTTCGACGCCTGCCCGGCCCAGCACCTGGCCGAGAGCCAGTTCGGCGACGCGATCTACGCCAACATGATCATGGTCGGCTTCGCCTGGCAGCGCGGGGTGATCCCGGTCTCCAGCCGCGCCCTCTATCGCGCCATCAAGCTGAACGGCGTCGACGCCGAGGCCAACCTGCAGGCCTTCGAGCTGGGCCGCCGCGTGGCGCATGACCCGGCTTCGGTCGAGGTCAAGGAAGACAAGACCCCGATCCCCGAGACCATGCCGCTGGACGACCTGATCGCCCATCGGATCCGGGAGCTGACCGCCTACCAGAACGCCGCCTACGCCCAGCGATACGCCGATAAGGTGGCCAAGGTGCGGAAAACCGAGGTCGCCGTCAGTGGTCCGGACGGCGCTCTGCCGCTGACCCGCGCGGCGGCGGTGAACCTCTACAAGCTGATGGCCTACAAGGACGAGTACGAGGTCGCGCGGCTCTATACCGACGGCCGGTTCGCGGCCGAGCTGGCCGGAACCTTCAAGGGCGGCAAGGCCAAGGTCTGGCTGTCGCCGCCGCTGCTGGCCCCCAAGGGGCCGGACGGCAAGCCGAAGAAGATCGCCTTCGGCGGCTGGATGCTGGACTTGGCCTTCCCGTTGATGGCCCGGATGAAGGGCCTGCGCGGCGGCGCGCTGGACATCTTCGGCCGCACCGAGGAGCGCCGGATGGAGCGCGGCCTGATCGCGTCCTACGAGGTCGCCCTCGACCACCTGGCCGCCGGCCTCTCGACCGAGCGCCTGCCCTTGGCCGTCAGGATCGCCGAGATCCCGCAACAGATCCGCGGCTACGGCCATGTGAAGGACGCCTCGGTGGTCACCGCCAAGGCGGCGGAGGAGAAGCTGTGGGCGCAGTGGGGCGGGAACTGA
- a CDS encoding type II toxin-antitoxin system RelE/ParE family toxin: MKRQLVISAEARRDLLRIRDYIADDNPDRAETYVEELLARCIAIADFPLAAPETLRRKGWRVVPYGFYMIFYTVTERRVRIRAVKHSATLQ, translated from the coding sequence GTGAAGCGGCAACTCGTCATTTCCGCGGAGGCTCGGCGCGATCTGCTGCGCATCCGCGACTACATCGCCGACGACAATCCGGACCGGGCCGAAACCTATGTCGAAGAGCTGTTGGCGCGTTGCATCGCCATCGCCGACTTTCCGCTGGCGGCGCCGGAGACATTGCGCCGTAAGGGCTGGCGCGTTGTTCCATACGGCTTCTACATGATCTTCTACACGGTGACGGAGCGGCGGGTCCGTATCCGCGCCGTCAAGCATTCGGCGACCCTGCAATGA
- a CDS encoding NAD(P)/FAD-dependent oxidoreductase — protein MTQDFDFDAVVVGAGAVGLACGYALAKRGLVVAVLEEQAHIGQGVSSRNSEVIHGGLYYPTGSLKAKLCVQGRRQLYAFLDLHGVAYKRCGKLVVATSEDEIPRLDAIWDQALANDVEGMERLTGEQARALEPGLNAHAALLSPQSGVFASHDYMLALQGEIEAAGGAVVLNTPFERAEPFQAGGFKVRAGGADPTSLTCRLLVAAPGLSSQDVAGRIDGFPADAIPKAHYGKGVYFRLTGKAPFQRLIYPPPIHGALGTHYRNDLGGQAVFGPDLEYVPAPDYSVDPGRAEAFAAYIRKFWPGLPDGALQPDYAGVRPKLHGPDEPQPDFQLRGAEDHGLTGLMALFGIESPGLTSSLAIGEEVAGRLLGA, from the coding sequence ATGACCCAAGACTTTGATTTCGACGCCGTGGTCGTCGGCGCTGGCGCTGTCGGCCTCGCCTGCGGATACGCCCTCGCCAAGCGCGGCCTGGTCGTCGCGGTGCTGGAGGAGCAGGCCCACATCGGTCAGGGCGTGTCGTCGCGCAATTCCGAGGTTATCCACGGCGGGCTCTACTATCCGACCGGGTCGCTGAAGGCCAAGCTGTGCGTCCAGGGGCGGCGGCAGCTCTATGCCTTCCTCGACCTGCACGGCGTCGCCTACAAGCGCTGCGGCAAGCTGGTGGTGGCGACCTCGGAGGACGAGATTCCGCGTCTCGACGCCATCTGGGACCAGGCCCTGGCCAATGACGTCGAGGGGATGGAGCGGCTGACCGGCGAGCAGGCGCGGGCGCTGGAGCCCGGCCTCAACGCCCACGCGGCGCTGCTGTCGCCGCAGAGCGGGGTCTTCGCCAGCCACGACTACATGCTGGCCTTGCAGGGCGAGATCGAGGCGGCTGGCGGGGCGGTGGTGTTGAACACGCCGTTCGAGCGCGCCGAACCGTTCCAGGCCGGCGGCTTCAAGGTGCGGGCGGGCGGGGCGGATCCGACCAGCCTGACCTGCCGCCTTCTGGTCGCCGCGCCCGGCCTGTCGTCGCAGGACGTCGCCGGCCGCATCGACGGCTTTCCCGCCGACGCCATTCCCAAGGCCCACTACGGCAAGGGCGTCTATTTCCGCCTTACCGGCAAGGCCCCGTTCCAGCGCCTGATCTATCCGCCGCCGATCCACGGGGCGCTGGGCACCCACTACCGCAACGACCTGGGCGGCCAGGCGGTGTTCGGTCCGGACCTGGAATATGTGCCCGCGCCCGACTATTCGGTCGATCCCGGCCGGGCCGAGGCCTTCGCGGCCTATATCCGCAAGTTCTGGCCGGGCCTGCCCGACGGCGCCCTGCAGCCCGACTACGCCGGCGTGCGGCCCAAGCTGCACGGTCCGGACGAGCCCCAGCCCGACTTCCAGCTGCGCGGCGCCGAGGACCATGGCCTGACCGGCCTGATGGCCCTGTTCGGCATCGAGAGCCCCGGCCTGACCAGCTCGCTGGCGATCGGCGAAGAGGTCGCGGGCCGCCTGCTGGGCGCATGA